In Rhinolophus sinicus isolate RSC01 linkage group LG17, ASM3656204v1, whole genome shotgun sequence, one DNA window encodes the following:
- the SLAMF9 gene encoding LOW QUALITY PROTEIN: SLAM family member 9 (The sequence of the model RefSeq protein was modified relative to this genomic sequence to represent the inferred CDS: deleted 1 base in 1 codon), with the protein MAALPWLLLLLLLQEGERERFWRWFGSKEVVAVLQESISFPLEIPADEEVENIIWSSHITLATVMPEKEGHPATIMVTNPRYQGRVTFLHPSYSLHINNLSWEDSGPYQAQVNLRTSQIFTMQHYILHVYRRLLEPRITVNFEISGEGSCNMSLMCSVEKAGLDVNYSWVYKEDSNDTAHEGSVLSTSWRPGDNALSYTCRASNPISNISSRLIPAGPFCADLGYPSEKSSASFCLLAKALLFLLLLVTLVVGLWLIQSQARCKTPRMKKLRRNRMKLRKKGKPGPSLD; encoded by the exons ATGGCAGCCCTTCCGtggctgctcctcctcctgctgctccagGAAGGTGAGAGAGA GAGATTCTGGAGATGGTTTGGGTCC AAGGAAGTGGTTGCAGTCCTTCAGGAGTCCATCAGCTTCCCCCTGGAAATACCAGCCGATGAAGAGGTTGAGAACATCATCTGGTCCTCCCACATAACTCTTGCCACTGTGATGCCAGAGAAAGAGGGACATCCTGCTACCATCATGGTGACCAACCCTCGCTACCAGGGTCGAGTGACCTTCCTGCACCCCAGCTACTCTCTGCACATCAACAATCTGAGTTGGGAGGACTCGGGGCCTTATCAAGCTCAAGTCAACCTGAGGACATCCCAGATCTTTACCATGCAGCATTACATTTTACATGTCTACC GACGGCTGTTGGAACCTCGCATCACTGTGAACTTTGAGATCTCTGGGGAAGGTTCCTGTAACATGTCTCTGATGTGCTCTGTAGAGAAGGCAGGCCTGGATGTGAACTACAGCTGGGTATACAAGGAGGACAGCAATGACACCGCACATGAAGGCTCTGTCCTCAGCACATCCTGGAGGCCTGGGGACAATGCCCTCTCCTATACCTGCAGGGCCAGCAACCCCATCAGCAACATCAGTTCCCGTCTGATACCCGCTGGTCCCTTCTGTGCAG ATCTTGGCTATCCTTCGGAGAAATCCTCAGCTTCCTTTTGCCTTCTGGCCAAGGCATTactctttctcttgctgctggtAACTCTGGTCGTGGGGCTGTGGCTCATCCAAAGCCAGGCAAGATGCAAGACACCAAGAATGAAGAAACTCAGGAGAAACAGAATGAagctgagaaagaaagggaagcctGGCCCCAGCCTGGACTGA